The genomic interval ACGCACCATACCAGAATTAAAGACCGCACTTTCAAGAATTATTTTTTTTGTTGAATTTGTGACTCCGGAACTTTCCCCGCCCATAACACCAGCTATCGCAAGTGGTTTTAAACTATCTGCTATTATAATATCTTCCTTAGTTAATAAGTACTTTTTACCATCCAATGCAGATATGCTTTCACCATCAAGCGCATTTCTAACAATTATATTTTCGTTACTTACAACCGAAGCATCAAAGGCATGGAGTGGTGGCCAAGCTCAAACATAACATAGTTTGTTATATCCACAATGTTGTTTATGCTTCTAACTCCACATTTTTCAACTCTATCAGAAAGCCATTTAGGTGATTTTGCAACGCAAACATTGTCTATGCTAACACCCATGTACCTTGAACAGATGGCAGAATCATTTATTTTAACGGAGAGTTTTTTAGACGAGAATTTAAATTCTTTAACATCTGGTTTGTCTATTTTTTTCTTTAACTTTGCAGCAATTTCTCTTGCTATACCGCTATGGCTTAAACAATCCGGCCTGTTTGTTGCTATTTCAACTTCTAGTATCGCATCTTTTTCAATAACATTGTTTATATCAACCCCAAGAGGTTGATTTGGGTCTAAAACCATTATGCCTTCAGATTCCGACTTTAATGCAAGTTCCTTTTCGGAACAAATCATACCCTGAGATTCTATTGAACGAATTTTTACTTTTTCAATTTTAAAATCACCAGGCAAAACAGCACCAATTAAAGCTACGGCAACAACTTGGCCTTGTGCCACATTTTTTGCGCCGCAAACAACCGAATATTCACTTGTTCCATCTGTTAAACGACACAAAGTTAATTTATCGGCATTTGGATGAGCAATAACCTCTAAAACCTTAGCAGTTACAACACCAACCCATTTTGGGCTATCCATTAAAACCTTTGACTCTATACCTTGCAACATTAGCATTTCGGCAAGCGCTTTTGGCTGGTAATCAAAATTAACATGGCCTTTTAGCCAGTTGTAGGATATTTTCATAGTTTGTTAAATTGTTTTAAGAACTGATAGTTATTTTCATAAAGCAGGCGCATATCGTCTATTGAATACTTTAACATACAAAACCTTTCAACACCTATACCAAACGCAAAACCAGAATATTTTTCGGGGTCTATATTAACTGCCTTAAGCACATTTGGGTGTACCATTCCACAACCAAGCACTTCAAGCCAACCTTCATTTTTACAAATTCTGCAACCTTTGCCACCGCACATAATACACTGTACATCAAGTTCCGCAGATGGTTCCGTAAATTGAAAATGAGATGGCCTAAAGCGAACATTATACCCAGAAACAGAAAAAAACTGCCTTACAAAAGAGGTAAGTACACCTTTTAAGTCGGCAAAGGTTACATTTTCATCAACCAATAGACCTTCCACCTGATGAAAAATAGCGCTATGGGTTGCATCGGTTGCTTCGTTTCTGTAAACCCTGCCTGGCGCAATAATTTTAATTGGCGGAGTCTTTTTTTCTTTCATTACACGAATTTGAACTGGTGATGTGTGTGTTCTTAGAAGGCGTTTTTGACCTTCAAGCTCACCAGAAAGGTAAAATGTATCTTGAGTGTCCCGCGCCGGATGGTTTTTAGGAATGTTTAGCGCCTCAAAATTATACCATTCATTTTCAATTTCCGGGCCAAGCGCGACCTCAAAACCCATAGCTTCAAAAATTGATGATATATCCTGAAGTGTTTTTCTTAACGGATGAGTTATTCCCTTTAAAAAAGGAAAACCTGGCAAGCCGACATCAATTTTTTCGGCCGCAAGCTTTTCTTTAAGTTTAACAACTTCAATTTCATTTATTTTTGACTGAATTAGTAACGCAATCTCTTCTTTTAGTTGATTTGCACTCTCACCAAAAACCTTTCTTTCTTGCACGGGTATTGTTGAAAGCGTACGAAGAAGTTCCGTTATAAAACCACTTCTACCCAAGTAAGAAATCTTGATTCTTTCAAGCTCTGCGTGGGTGGATGCGGTTTTTAACGCTTCTAAGACATTGTTTCTAATAGTTTTTATTACTGTCATTGTAATTTTTAGGCAACTACTTTTACATTTGCATCTTTTGCTATTTGTGCAATGTTTGTAAATGCCGCTGGGTCATTTACTGCAAGTTCTGCAAGCATTTTTCTATCTACTAATACATTAGCTTTTTTAAGGCCTGATATTAAGCGGCTGTATGACAAACCATTTTCACGGGCAGCCGCGTTTAAGCGCACTATCCATAAAGACCTAAAATCGCCTTTTCTGTCTTTTCTATGTTCATAGGCAAAAACCAAAGATTTTTCTATCTGCTGAATTACCATTCTCCAGCGATTTTTCTTTGTGGCGTAATAGCCCTTTGCCATTCTAAAGTACTTTTTTTTGCTTTGCCTGGTTGCAACTACACTTTTTGCTCTCATCTTTTTTCTCCTAATTTCGCGTCCCGCCCATCGGCGGGACTTAGTATTCACTTCGTTCATACTTGGTTTGGCTAATATGATTTCGCCAAACCGCTCTACAAGGGAAAACCTATGGTTTTCCCGTTTCGTCGTCGCTTGTCCCGCCAACGGCGGGACTGCGCTGAACCCTTTCTTAAGTTGTAAAAAGATCATTTTATTGCGTCTCGCCTGTCTGCGGACTTAGTCCGCCTGCGGCGAGACATTGTATTTCACTTCGGTTTGAAACAACATTTTTAATTGGATAAGTTTAAGCGTATGGAATAAGTGCTTTTATTAGTTTTTCATTCATTTTGTTTACTATTGTTTGACGACGAAGTTTTCTGCCATTGCTTGACTTCATACCTGTCATTAAATGTCTCAAACCTTGTTTTTTGTGTGCAACTTTACCACTTTTTGTTACTTTAAAACGTTTTTTTGCTCCACTGTGTGATTTTATTTTAGGCATTTAAAGCCCTCCATTTAACCCGGATTTTGCATTGGTTCTCAAACCTATTGCAAAGTTCGGGTTTGATTATTTTTTAGGTGCAAGGTGCATTATTAATCTTGTACCAAACATTAACGGCGACCGTTCTACAACCGCTATATCTAAAAGTGATGCTTTTATCTTTTCTATTAAGGCAGTACCTAACTCCCTGTGTTGCATTTCTCTGCCCATAAATATTACGCTGATTTGCACTTTGTCTTTCTTTTCAAGAAACTCTCTGGCATGTTTAATTTTTATTGCCAAATCATGTTCACCAATTTTTAAGCGAACTCTTATTTCCTTTAGATGTACAATTTTTTGTTTCTTTTTTGCTTCTTTGGCTTTCTTATCCATTTCATATCGAAACTTCGTAAAGTCATCTACTTTGCAAACTGGAGGTGTTGCCGCTGGGGCAATTTCAATTAAATCAAGCCCTCTTTCTTGTGCTAATGCCAAAGCCTCGTTAATAGTTTTAACACCAATTAAACTTCCATCAAAATCCACTAAGCGCACTTGCGGCACTCTAATTTGATGATTGATTCTAAGTTTTCTATCTACGGTAATCCCCCTATTGTCCAAACGGACAGTTTAATAAAAAAAGGATGGCATAATAACGCCATCCTTGATATACGCTTTTACCTTTTTCCACAATTATCGGGTGAAGGTGAGCCAAGTTGGCCACTTCTTTTATTGGTAATGAATTTAGACAGGTGCAGTGTAGCAAAAGCCGCCAGTATTGTCAAAACTATGTACAATATGTGGCAATAACTTTCAAAAGAATTATAAGGCAATTAACCAGATATTCCTCTAAACATTATCATTGTTTATGTGGCGGAACCCGCACCTTCATATTCTTCATCCACTCAGAAAAATTGACGAGCCCATATGCACTTATAAGAACATAGAACGGAATTATTGGTATTTTGTAACGGGAAACTCCTATCACGCCTGTGCAAAGACTAAAATATACAATTATTGCCATTAAAACAGCCCATGAAAAAAAATCCTTTCTGATCATTTTCAATGACCCTACAACCGCAAATAAATATACGAAAAAAAGATACAACGCTATAACCAGTCCTATTCCAATTTCATAGATATTTTTATTCGCGAAAAACCATCTAATCATTTCGAAATAATTATTAAATGAACAAAAATCATATTTCTTTTCTGTTTTCTTTATTCCTAACATATCACAGGTCTGAGATGCCGTCAGATTGGCAAACATATTAACGATACCCACACAATGGCGTTTAAAATATGTCCATGGATATTTGTGAATATACTCTACGGCAAGCTCTTTATATATCTGCGATTGCATCATAGGGTTTTCTATTTTTTCTATCCCTCTATCCTGTGCTCGCTTATAGAATTCATCGGAGACTTCCTCATATGTTTTGCCCGTCCTTGCAACCTCAGTATATATCGTGTTGAAATGGAGATTGTATCCGGTTATATGCGAAACGGCAAAAACCCCATAATCGTGATAATTTCTAACCATCCAAAAAGATATTATGAAAAAAAATGCCACAGTTATACATATTATCGCCTTTGATTTAATTCGAAACATGATTTTTCTATCCAGAAGCATGATAATAATGTATACAAAAATAAAATACTGGGCAATTGGTCTGACCAAAACAGCTATCCCAAGAAATAAACCAGCAAAAAGCACATACCACAGCTTCCGTTCTTTAAGCCAATAGACAAAACTGGTAATTGAGGCCAGAAACACAACAGTAAACAAAATATCTGCAAGCAAATAAGAACAATACATAATCATATGGGGGTCAATCGCGCACATAAAAGTTGCAATGAGGGATATTTTGGAACTTTTAAAAATAATGTTCCCCAGCATAAAAACCAATAGCAGACCTAATATATTAAGCACTATCTGAAATAAAAGGACTACCCACGGTTTTACGCCGAAAACACTATATACACTAGCAATAAAAAGAGGGTATCCTGGAGTTCTGAACGCATCATAAAATTCGTCAGGAGACGCGATTATTTTGTTTTGCACAATATTAACCGCATATTCATGATATGTAATAGCGTCACTAACAATAATTTTTTCTTTTTCAATGATTGGGTCCCAAGGTTTCGCAGCCATAAAAAATGAAAGCCGCAATAAAAACCCAACTAGGATAATTGCCACAAGAATAATGTGTGTTTTTTTAAAGTATTGTATCAGAGTGCTTTTCATGATTTGTTATGGTGTACTTTAAGAATGCCAAAAAACCCCTTTATTTCTTCCATAAACTGATGATAGGTGCGAATCTGCAACAACCTCCGCAATATGATACGGGGCCGCATATAAAAATTTTTATGTACGATATTATAATAATACTGCAATCGTTCTTGGCTAATAGTCGGCAAATTAAGATTCAATTCGGACATATTATATTTTGACCAATCAAGATCTGAGAGATATCCATTATCTTTTGCCCAACAAAAAAGTTCTGTCCCTGGATATGCGGTCGTAATATTAAAATGGACCTGGTCAGGGTCAAGTTTGAAAGCAAAATCAATTGTCTTTCTGATCGTTTCTTCATTCTCTCCGGGATTTCCTAACATAAACGATGCTCTGGTATTTATGCCGACTCTCCTCGCTTTTTTTACCATTTCAATTACTTTTGCCAAGTCAATATTTTTCCGTATGTTTTTTAAAATTGTCGGGTCCGCACTTTCCACGCCGAATAGAATCAAATGACATCCAGCTTTTTTCATAATTCTCATCATATCTTCATTAATCAAATCAACACGAGTAAAACAGGACCAACTGATATTTAGTTTACTTTTGATCAATTGATCGCACAAACCGGTAACTGTATCATGAAATGCCGTAAAAGCATCGTCATAGAAAGCAATTTCCATAATACCATATTCCCGATGCAGCAGTTTTATCTCATTAAAAATATTTTCAGGAGAACGCTTCCGTACCTTACCTTGGAATGTTCGATAACAGAATGTACATCTCCCGGGACATCCGCGCGTTGCAAAAATACTCATGGCTGGAAGCTGCCTATAAGATCCAACCGCGGGAAAATACTTTTTCATTGGAAGCAAATGATACGCAGGCGGAGGGATTTCGTTAATATCTGCTATCAATGGCCGTTCGGCATTATGAACAATGCGACCATCTTTCTTGTAAGATACCCCGAGAATTGTTTCTATCGCTTTACCCGATACCAGCTCCAACATCGTCATTTCACCTTCTCCACGCACAACTATATCAACACACGCATTAGACAACACATCATCGGGCAAAACAGTTGGATGCACACCCCCGAAAATAATTGTTGTTTTAGGAGATATTTTTTTACATATCTCTGCAACCTTAAGCGCATGTGTGATGAGTGGGGTTGTAGATGTTATGCCAATAAATGCGGGAAATGACTGAATGTCAAATAGTCTTTTTTCAATAGCGAACAGTCCAAGCTTTTCAGCCGTACAATCAAGAATAGAAACCGCATACCCATGTTTTTCAAGACAACTTGCAATATAGGCAATTCCTAAACTCGGAAGACAACTGCCGATGTTTTTCCAGAAATTACTTTTTGATTCAATTATCCATGGAGGATTAATAAGCAACACATCATTTTTCATAGAAAAATTCTATACTTAAGCAATATCCAAACCGCCATAAGCCCATCTCTGAGCCTGATTTTCTTTCCTTCCTCAAATTTCCTCGGATTGTATGAAATAGGCACTTCAACTATATGTATTTTTTTTCGCAATAATTTTGCGGTTATCTCCGGGCAAAATTCAAATCGTTTGCTTTGCAGATCAATACCACGAAGCACAGCCGTTCTGAAAACCTTGTAGCCCGTTGCTTCATCTGTTAATTTTGAAAAATACAACATATTCGTAAGAAAGGTAAGGAAAATACCGCCAATAGCATACGATAAATACGAAATTTTATGTTGCTTTTTCAACATTCTTGAACCATAAACTACCTGTATGCCATTATCATTAAACGGCTGTAATAACCCCTCGTAATCATTCGGATCATATTCTAAATCCGCATCTTGTATGATAACGATATCTCCCGTTACAAACTTTAACCCCTCTCTGATTGCCACTCCTTTTCCTCTATTTGACGGCAACCGCTTGAGTAATATTTTTTGATGATCCCTTAGAATGCCTTCAGCTTTTTCATAGGTTTCATCACTGGAACCATCATCAACGACTATGATCTCAGATATTTCCGGACGATCACAGACCTTAAGCAATATCATTTCAATGAATTTTTCTTCGTTATATACGGGTATGATAACCGATACTTTTGACTTTACAACACTCATTTGATTCTTCCTATATATTTCTTAACTGTTGAGAAAACCCATTGATAATAGTTCCATGATTCCTTCTGTGAATCTATTATCATTGATAAACCGCTTGGTTTAGCTTTTACCATGCTTATTTTTTGAATTATCCTTCTTTCTTGTCCATCTTATCCAATATGTCTGTGATATTTGTCAAAATTACTTATCAAAACTACTTTCTTTCTTCTATAATTTTATTCGCAAATTCTATAAATTCTTCTATTGATTTAACACCAAGGTCTTCGCCATTGCGGGCACGAATGGCTACTGTATTTGCTTCCATTTCTTTATATCCTACAACTAAAAGATATGGGGTTTTACTAAGTGTTGCTTCTCTAATTTTAAAACCGATTTTCTCATTTCTATCGTCAACTTCAGCTCTAAAACCTGACTTATTAAGTTTGTCTAATATAGATGTTGCATAGGCACTTTGATCGGTAGTTATTGTTAAAATTGAAACCTGAACCGGAGCAAGCCACAATGGAAAAGCACCTGCATAGTGTTCAATAAGGATACCGAAGAAGCGCTCCAGCGAGCCCAGAAGCGCGCGGTGAATCATATACGGGCGTACTTTTTTACTGGTCTGGTCTACATATGTCATATCAAAACGGTCAGGCTCGTTAAAATCAAATTGGATAGTGGAGCATTGCCATTCGCGATTAAGAGCATCTTTTATCTTAATATCTATTTTAGGGCCGTAGAAAGCGCCGCCGCCTTCGTCAAGCGTACAGGTAAGGCCTTCAGCTTTAACAGCTTCTTCAAGCGCTTTGGTAGCATCGTTCCAAAGTGCTACATCGCCGACTGATTTTTCTTTAGGTTTTGTGGCAAGATAAACGGCAAATTCTTTGAACCCGAACGCGTTGAGCATGCTCAAACAAAATCTCAGTACCCGGCGAATTTCATCTGGCATCTGGTCCGGGCGACATATAATGTGTGCATCATCCTGCGTAAATCCGCGGACACGCATAAGACCGTGCAGCACTCCGCTTTTCTCATAGCGATAAACAGTGCCGAGCTCAGCCCAACGCAGAGGCAGGTCGCGATAGGAGTGGAGCGAACTTTTATAAATCATTATGTGGAATGGGCAGTTCATGGGCCTGGCGAAATAATCATCTCCATCAACTTCCATAGGGGCATACATGCTCTCTTTATAGAAATCAAGGTGGCCGCTGGTCTGCCAAAGGTTTGCTCGGCCAATGTGTGGCGTATAAACTATATCATAACCATTTTCTATATGTTGGGCACGCCAGAAATCTTCAATTATCATACGGATTTTGGCACCCTTTGGATGCCAGAGAATAAGGCCAGGACCAACTTCTTCAGCTGTGGAGTAGAGGTTAAGTTCCCTGCCAATTTTACGGTGATCGCGTTTTTTTGCTTCTTCAAGCGTAAATACATATGCTTCAAGTTCTTCTTTTGTGCTAAAAGCAGTACCGTATATGCGTTGAAGCTGTTCGCGTTTTTCGTCGCCGCGCCAATAAGCGCCCGCAAGTGAGAGTAGTTTAAAGTGCTTAATGCCTGATGTATAAGGTACATGAGGGCCGCGACACAGGTCTACAAAATTGCCAGATTTATAAAAAGTTATTTCGCCGTCCGCTATATCATTTAATATCTCAAGTTTATATTTTTCCCCACGAGAAGAAAAATACTCCTCTGCCTCTTTTTTGCTTATAGGAGTACAGACAAACTTGTCATTATTTTTTGCCAGCTTACGCATTTGAACTTCAATTTTTTCTAAGTCATCAGGAGTAAATTTGGTTGGACGGTCAAAATC from Endomicrobiales bacterium carries:
- the pheS gene encoding phenylalanine--tRNA ligase subunit alpha, producing MTVIKTIRNNVLEALKTASTHAELERIKISYLGRSGFITELLRTLSTIPVQERKVFGESANQLKEEIALLIQSKINEIEVVKLKEKLAAEKIDVGLPGFPFLKGITHPLRKTLQDISSIFEAMGFEVALGPEIENEWYNFEALNIPKNHPARDTQDTFYLSGELEGQKRLLRTHTSPVQIRVMKEKKTPPIKIIAPGRVYRNEATDATHSAIFHQVEGLLVDENVTFADLKGVLTSFVRQFFSVSGYNVRFRPSHFQFTEPSAELDVQCIMCGGKGCRICKNEGWLEVLGCGMVHPNVLKAVNIDPEKYSGFAFGIGVERFCMLKYSIDDMRLLYENNYQFLKQFNKL
- the rplT gene encoding 50S ribosomal protein L20, which gives rise to MRAKSVVATRQSKKKYFRMAKGYYATKKNRWRMVIQQIEKSLVFAYEHRKDRKGDFRSLWIVRLNAAARENGLSYSRLISGLKKANVLVDRKMLAELAVNDPAAFTNIAQIAKDANVKVVA
- the rpmI gene encoding 50S ribosomal protein L35, with amino-acid sequence MPKIKSHSGAKKRFKVTKSGKVAHKKQGLRHLMTGMKSSNGRKLRRQTIVNKMNEKLIKALIPYA
- the infC gene encoding translation initiation factor IF-3 — encoded protein: MDNRGITVDRKLRINHQIRVPQVRLVDFDGSLIGVKTINEALALAQERGLDLIEIAPAATPPVCKVDDFTKFRYEMDKKAKEAKKKQKIVHLKEIRVRLKIGEHDLAIKIKHAREFLEKKDKVQISVIFMGREMQHRELGTALIEKIKASLLDIAVVERSPLMFGTRLIMHLAPKK
- a CDS encoding glycosyltransferase family 39 protein, whose protein sequence is MKSTLIQYFKKTHIILVAIILVGFLLRLSFFMAAKPWDPIIEKEKIIVSDAITYHEYAVNIVQNKIIASPDEFYDAFRTPGYPLFIASVYSVFGVKPWVVLLFQIVLNILGLLLVFMLGNIIFKSSKISLIATFMCAIDPHMIMYCSYLLADILFTVVFLASITSFVYWLKERKLWYVLFAGLFLGIAVLVRPIAQYFIFVYIIIMLLDRKIMFRIKSKAIICITVAFFFIISFWMVRNYHDYGVFAVSHITGYNLHFNTIYTEVARTGKTYEEVSDEFYKRAQDRGIEKIENPMMQSQIYKELAVEYIHKYPWTYFKRHCVGIVNMFANLTASQTCDMLGIKKTEKKYDFCSFNNYFEMIRWFFANKNIYEIGIGLVIALYLFFVYLFAVVGSLKMIRKDFFSWAVLMAIIVYFSLCTGVIGVSRYKIPIIPFYVLISAYGLVNFSEWMKNMKVRVPPHKQ
- a CDS encoding B12-binding domain-containing radical SAM protein: MKNDVLLINPPWIIESKSNFWKNIGSCLPSLGIAYIASCLEKHGYAVSILDCTAEKLGLFAIEKRLFDIQSFPAFIGITSTTPLITHALKVAEICKKISPKTTIIFGGVHPTVLPDDVLSNACVDIVVRGEGEMTMLELVSGKAIETILGVSYKKDGRIVHNAERPLIADINEIPPPAYHLLPMKKYFPAVGSYRQLPAMSIFATRGCPGRCTFCYRTFQGKVRKRSPENIFNEIKLLHREYGIMEIAFYDDAFTAFHDTVTGLCDQLIKSKLNISWSCFTRVDLINEDMMRIMKKAGCHLILFGVESADPTILKNIRKNIDLAKVIEMVKKARRVGINTRASFMLGNPGENEETIRKTIDFAFKLDPDQVHFNITTAYPGTELFCWAKDNGYLSDLDWSKYNMSELNLNLPTISQERLQYYYNIVHKNFYMRPRIILRRLLQIRTYHQFMEEIKGFFGILKVHHNKS
- a CDS encoding glycosyltransferase family 2 protein, which translates into the protein MSVVKSKVSVIIPVYNEEKFIEMILLKVCDRPEISEIIVVDDGSSDETYEKAEGILRDHQKILLKRLPSNRGKGVAIREGLKFVTGDIVIIQDADLEYDPNDYEGLLQPFNDNGIQVVYGSRMLKKQHKISYLSYAIGGIFLTFLTNMLYFSKLTDEATGYKVFRTAVLRGIDLQSKRFEFCPEITAKLLRKKIHIVEVPISYNPRKFEEGKKIRLRDGLMAVWILLKYRIFL
- the thrS gene encoding threonine--tRNA ligase, which encodes MSEKKPIELSTLRHSTAHLMAAAVVELFPETKVAIGPSIDDGFYYDFDRPTKFTPDDLEKIEVQMRKLAKNNDKFVCTPISKKEAEEYFSSRGEKYKLEILNDIADGEITFYKSGNFVDLCRGPHVPYTSGIKHFKLLSLAGAYWRGDEKREQLQRIYGTAFSTKEELEAYVFTLEEAKKRDHRKIGRELNLYSTAEEVGPGLILWHPKGAKIRMIIEDFWRAQHIENGYDIVYTPHIGRANLWQTSGHLDFYKESMYAPMEVDGDDYFARPMNCPFHIMIYKSSLHSYRDLPLRWAELGTVYRYEKSGVLHGLMRVRGFTQDDAHIICRPDQMPDEIRRVLRFCLSMLNAFGFKEFAVYLATKPKEKSVGDVALWNDATKALEEAVKAEGLTCTLDEGGGAFYGPKIDIKIKDALNREWQCSTIQFDFNEPDRFDMTYVDQTSKKVRPYMIHRALLGSLERFFGILIEHYAGAFPLWLAPVQVSILTITTDQSAYATSILDKLNKSGFRAEVDDRNEKIGFKIREATLSKTPYLLVVGYKEMEANTVAIRARNGEDLGVKSIEEFIEFANKIIEERK